In Prochlorococcus marinus str. MIT 1214, one DNA window encodes the following:
- a CDS encoding ABC1 kinase family protein encodes MKYDFKRDLIWLISKPWILLPRFIQIVGAISLLLARLIFQGSSNDDKTQKNLAKFLLKTLVGLGPCFIKVGQALSTRPDLIRKDWLEELTNLQDNLPSFPHEKALEIIESELGKPPDEIFEEFPSKPIASASLGQVYKAQLTSNYWVAVKVQRPHLIFNIRRDIVIIKILGVLSAPILPLNLGFGLGEIIDEFGRSLFDEVDYKKEANNAEKFSNLFHNNKSVTIPKVERHLSSVKVLTTSWIDGTKLKDRNELILNNLNPSKIIRTGVISGIQQLLEFGYFHADPHPGNMFALEGHNGDLGNIAYVDFGMMDSISEEDRLTLTGAIVHLINNDFHSVAKDFQKLGFLNEAEDLKPLIPVLKEVLGSAIGKDVASFNFKEITNKFSELMFDYPFRVPARFALIIRAVISQEGLALRLDPDFKIIDLAYPYVAKRLLTSDTNEMINILLDVIFDQNGHIRVERIENLFDVLVQDSSTPAKELIPVAGAGLKLLTSSRGSLIRKNLLMSIIKDERIDTKDMKQLIKLVRKTFNPIRMASGLTKQNNTQVA; translated from the coding sequence ATGAAATACGACTTCAAAAGAGATTTAATATGGTTGATTTCAAAGCCATGGATATTGCTGCCAAGATTTATTCAGATAGTTGGCGCAATATCACTTCTATTAGCAAGACTTATTTTTCAAGGTTCAAGCAATGATGATAAAACTCAAAAAAATCTAGCTAAATTTCTACTTAAGACTCTTGTTGGATTGGGTCCCTGTTTTATAAAAGTAGGACAAGCACTTTCAACCAGGCCAGATCTTATAAGAAAAGATTGGCTAGAAGAATTAACAAACTTACAAGATAACTTACCGTCATTCCCTCATGAAAAAGCACTTGAAATTATTGAAAGTGAGCTAGGGAAGCCACCAGATGAAATTTTTGAGGAATTCCCATCTAAACCAATAGCCTCAGCTAGCCTTGGTCAAGTTTATAAAGCACAGTTAACTAGTAATTATTGGGTAGCAGTAAAAGTTCAGAGGCCTCATCTGATTTTCAACATTAGAAGAGATATCGTTATTATAAAAATACTTGGAGTTCTTAGTGCGCCAATACTTCCTCTAAATCTTGGGTTCGGATTAGGTGAAATAATAGATGAATTTGGAAGAAGTTTATTTGACGAAGTTGATTATAAAAAAGAAGCTAATAATGCTGAAAAATTTTCGAACCTATTCCACAACAATAAGTCAGTAACCATACCAAAAGTAGAAAGACATTTATCGTCTGTGAAGGTGTTAACCACAAGCTGGATTGATGGTACAAAATTAAAAGATAGAAATGAATTAATTCTAAATAATTTAAACCCATCAAAAATTATTAGAACTGGTGTTATCAGTGGAATACAGCAATTATTAGAATTTGGATACTTTCATGCAGATCCTCATCCAGGAAACATGTTTGCTCTTGAAGGTCATAATGGTGATTTAGGAAATATAGCCTATGTAGATTTTGGAATGATGGACTCAATTTCAGAGGAAGACAGATTAACTCTTACTGGTGCAATTGTTCACCTTATCAATAATGATTTTCACTCTGTTGCGAAAGATTTTCAAAAGCTAGGTTTTTTAAATGAAGCAGAAGACCTTAAACCTCTAATACCTGTATTAAAAGAAGTACTTGGAAGTGCAATAGGTAAAGATGTTGCTTCTTTTAATTTTAAAGAGATTACCAATAAATTCTCCGAATTAATGTTTGATTACCCCTTCAGAGTCCCTGCAAGGTTTGCTTTAATTATAAGAGCAGTAATTAGTCAAGAAGGACTTGCTCTTCGCTTAGATCCTGATTTTAAGATTATTGATTTAGCCTATCCGTACGTAGCTAAAAGATTACTTACTTCAGATACCAATGAGATGATAAATATATTACTAGACGTTATTTTTGATCAAAATGGGCACATAAGAGTTGAGCGAATAGAGAATTTATTTGATGTTCTAGTACAAGATTCAAGCACACCTGCAAAAGAGCTTATTCCAGTAGCAGGTGCAGGTCTTAAGCTCTTAACAAGCTCTAGAGGCTCATTAATAAGGAAAAACTTATTAATGAGTATTATTAAAGATGAAAGGATAGATACAAAAGATATGAAGCAATTAATCAAGCTAGTCCGAAAAACATTCAATCCTATAAGAATGGCTTCAGGTCTAACAAAACAAAATAATACACAAGTTGCATAG